A region from the Rheinheimera mangrovi genome encodes:
- the sbcC gene encoding exonuclease subunit SbcC — MKILSVRLQNLNSLKGEWKIDFTQPPFDQSNLFAITGPTGAGKSTILDAICLALYHQTPRLKLLSQSSNELMTRHTSECLAEVEFQVRDQRYRAFWSQRRSRGAVDGNLQAAKVELSKADGEILTDKSNEKLKLTEQITGLDFGRFTKSMLLAQGGFAAFLNAPANERAELLEELTGTEIYGQISMQVFEQNRQHKTALELLQAKASGVVLLDLEQRQLLQQQLAELEQQQQQLKTKQQQQAPLLVWRQQQQQAAVQLQQAELKQQQFEQEQAMQQSALVKLQSYQKAAVLLPLYKELQQQRSAVTETQEQQQLQSRQLHDLKYQQQLQLQQGQALALQIQSQAQYQVQQLQQQGQALTAQLAKQPRGADLAAAVAGWKPLLQQRQQGLEQQKNLQAQVANNQTKALQQQLQQLSTELKQLDFQLQQSTPAFSIELPGLQQQIQGCKNQLQTYPLLLRVAAGLQQKQQQQLKEQQELQQKQQDSQLLQQQVATLRERFRHCSDRVADKQKLVLQERLIAELSSHRAKLQPGDECPLCGSTTHPAITSYQALDLSQTETELAALTAELKQVEEQGKALREKQLQLEEQQKAQHYQLEQLGADIKQQNEQWTDLLQNLPEVEQQQLQQASLKKALLQQFQQKAQLELEQQQQLEQQLLQRQLWQQQQHELAHKQQLVQQQLSVQQQQQQQLGEALQQNQLHLQQLEQQWQQELQPFGFALPTSAQQQQAWQLWSQQAQQWQQWQQELQRQSQQLDKALMQQQQANVQYQSWLDKLQQSGLAQVSAGQSAAPQQELEHVLQQLSVLSNELQQKTGQQQQSDAQLQQLQLKLTALQQDWQKQLEQQQFGSETSFLAMLLTEQQVQQLTELKDKLAAEKIRCQSQLEQARQQIEALEKQQLTEQSLEQLQQQSTELEQQLFSALEQAGQCRQQLQSDQQHQQQQQELYNQIEQQQQLVQQWHKFNSLIGSADGAKFRRFAQGLTLLQLVGLANQQLDKLHSRYQLARKADAELELQVLDSWQADTTRDTKTLSGGESFLVSLALALALSDLVSHKTRIESLFLDEGFGTLDPDTLETALAALDQLNASGKMIGIISHVEALKERIPVQIKLQKQQGLGYSSLSY, encoded by the coding sequence ATGAAAATTTTATCGGTACGGCTGCAAAATTTAAATTCACTGAAAGGCGAGTGGAAAATTGATTTCACTCAGCCGCCTTTTGATCAAAGTAACCTCTTTGCTATTACAGGCCCGACTGGTGCAGGCAAAAGTACCATTCTCGATGCGATTTGTCTGGCTTTGTATCACCAGACGCCGCGTTTAAAACTCCTGTCGCAAAGCAGCAACGAGCTGATGACCCGCCATACCAGCGAATGCCTGGCCGAAGTAGAGTTTCAGGTACGCGACCAGCGTTACCGCGCTTTCTGGAGCCAGCGTCGTTCCCGTGGTGCAGTGGACGGTAATTTGCAGGCCGCCAAAGTAGAACTGTCCAAAGCCGATGGCGAAATACTGACAGATAAAAGCAATGAAAAGCTGAAGCTGACCGAACAAATTACTGGTCTGGATTTTGGCCGCTTTACCAAGTCGATGCTATTGGCTCAGGGTGGTTTTGCCGCCTTTTTAAATGCGCCAGCCAATGAACGGGCTGAACTATTGGAAGAGCTGACTGGTACTGAAATTTACGGTCAGATTTCGATGCAGGTGTTTGAGCAAAACCGCCAGCATAAAACGGCATTGGAATTATTGCAGGCCAAAGCCTCAGGTGTGGTGTTGCTGGACTTAGAACAACGCCAGCTGTTGCAACAGCAGTTGGCGGAGTTAGAACAACAACAGCAGCAGTTGAAAACAAAACAGCAGCAACAGGCGCCTTTATTGGTCTGGCGACAGCAGCAACAGCAAGCAGCGGTACAACTGCAACAAGCAGAGCTGAAGCAGCAACAATTTGAGCAAGAACAGGCCATGCAACAAAGTGCATTGGTCAAATTGCAAAGTTATCAAAAAGCCGCAGTGCTATTGCCTCTGTATAAAGAGCTGCAGCAGCAACGATCGGCTGTGACAGAAACACAAGAACAGCAGCAACTGCAGTCCCGCCAGTTGCATGATTTAAAATATCAGCAGCAGTTGCAATTACAGCAAGGTCAAGCCTTAGCGCTGCAAATACAGTCGCAGGCGCAGTACCAGGTTCAGCAGTTGCAGCAACAGGGGCAGGCTTTAACAGCGCAACTGGCAAAACAACCTCGGGGCGCAGATCTCGCAGCAGCAGTCGCAGGTTGGAAACCTTTATTGCAGCAACGTCAGCAGGGGTTAGAGCAGCAGAAAAACCTGCAGGCGCAAGTTGCGAATAATCAGACTAAAGCCTTACAGCAGCAGTTGCAGCAGCTAAGCACCGAATTAAAGCAACTGGATTTTCAATTGCAGCAGAGCACTCCGGCTTTCTCTATTGAACTGCCCGGGTTGCAACAGCAAATACAAGGTTGCAAAAATCAGCTGCAAACTTATCCGTTATTGCTTAGGGTTGCCGCCGGGTTACAACAGAAACAGCAGCAACAGCTAAAAGAACAGCAGGAACTGCAACAAAAACAACAGGATAGCCAGTTATTGCAACAACAGGTTGCGACTTTGCGTGAGCGGTTCAGGCACTGTAGCGACAGAGTGGCTGATAAACAAAAACTGGTGTTACAGGAACGATTGATTGCAGAGCTCAGCAGTCACAGAGCCAAGTTGCAACCAGGCGACGAATGCCCGCTGTGTGGCAGCACCACACATCCTGCTATTACTAGTTATCAGGCACTGGATTTAAGCCAGACTGAAACAGAATTAGCGGCTTTAACGGCTGAACTGAAACAAGTCGAAGAGCAGGGCAAAGCTTTGCGTGAGAAACAACTACAACTGGAAGAGCAGCAAAAGGCGCAGCACTATCAGTTAGAGCAGCTGGGTGCAGATATTAAGCAGCAAAACGAGCAATGGACTGACTTGTTGCAAAACCTGCCAGAGGTAGAGCAACAGCAGTTGCAACAGGCCAGCTTAAAAAAAGCGTTATTACAGCAATTTCAGCAGAAGGCTCAATTGGAGCTGGAGCAGCAACAACAGCTGGAGCAGCAACTGCTGCAACGGCAGCTTTGGCAACAACAGCAGCATGAGCTGGCACATAAGCAGCAATTGGTGCAGCAGCAACTGTCTGTGCAACAACAACAGCAGCAGCAGCTAGGCGAGGCTCTGCAACAAAATCAATTGCACTTGCAGCAATTGGAACAGCAGTGGCAACAAGAGCTGCAGCCATTTGGCTTTGCGTTGCCTACCTCGGCTCAACAGCAGCAGGCCTGGCAGCTTTGGTCACAACAAGCGCAGCAGTGGCAGCAGTGGCAACAGGAGTTGCAACGACAGAGTCAGCAGTTGGATAAAGCGCTGATGCAGCAGCAACAGGCCAATGTGCAGTACCAAAGCTGGTTAGATAAACTACAACAGTCGGGTTTAGCGCAAGTATCGGCCGGTCAGAGTGCAGCGCCACAGCAAGAACTTGAGCATGTGCTGCAACAGCTCAGTGTCTTAAGCAATGAACTGCAGCAAAAAACCGGACAGCAGCAACAAAGCGATGCTCAGTTACAACAGCTGCAATTGAAGTTAACTGCATTGCAGCAAGACTGGCAAAAACAGCTGGAACAGCAGCAGTTTGGCAGCGAAACCAGCTTTTTAGCTATGTTGCTGACCGAACAACAGGTGCAGCAACTGACAGAGTTAAAAGACAAGCTGGCCGCTGAAAAAATTCGTTGTCAAAGCCAGTTGGAGCAAGCCCGGCAGCAGATTGAGGCTTTGGAAAAGCAGCAACTGACAGAGCAAAGTCTGGAGCAATTACAACAGCAAAGCACAGAGCTTGAACAGCAGTTATTTAGTGCGCTGGAGCAGGCCGGCCAATGCAGGCAGCAGTTGCAAAGCGATCAGCAGCATCAACAGCAACAACAAGAGCTGTATAACCAGATTGAGCAACAGCAACAGCTAGTGCAGCAATGGCATAAATTCAACAGCTTAATAGGTTCAGCCGATGGTGCTAAATTCCGTCGTTTTGCGCAGGGCTTAACGTTATTGCAGTTGGTGGGGTTGGCTAATCAGCAGCTGGATAAACTGCACAGTCGATATCAGTTGGCACGTAAAGCCGATGCGGAGCTGGAACTGCAAGTGCTCGACAGCTGGCAGGCTGATACCACAAGAGACACAAAAACCTTATCCGGTGGGGAGAGCTTTTTAGTTAGCCTGGCGTTGGCTTTAGCCCTGTCGGATTTAGTCAGCCATAAAACCCGCATCGAATCTTTATTTCTGGATGAAGGATTTGGCACTTTGGACCCGGACACGCTGGAAACGGCATTGGCTGCCTTGGACCAACTGAATGCCAGTGGCAAGATGATCGGCATTATCAGCCATGTGGAAGCGCTAAAAGAACGTATTCCGGTGCAAATTAAACTGCAAAAACAGCAGGGGTTAGGCTACAGCAGTCTGAGTTATTAA
- the sbcD gene encoding exonuclease subunit SbcD, translating to MRILHSSDWHLGQHFIGKSRADEHRALFGWLKQQIELHQVDALIVAGDIFDTATPASYARELYHQLIVDLQSTGCQLVLLGGNHDSVAVLQEGKELLACLHTQVVPGWMGAAESHLILLNTKQGEPGAILAALPFLRSRDLLQSQSGQQASDKQQQLQHAIADCYQQCFTKAQALKAQLGLELPLLATGHLTTVGASSSESVREIYIGSLEAFPASAFPEFDYIALGHIHQPQLVAGKEHIRYSGSPIPLSFDEAKQQKSMVLLDFTKDDLAIELLPIPCFQPLLSLKCSLTELHSLLQQPLAELKPEQKLWLELVLTGSDGYLSDLQSQVQQQLDALPVELLKLRRARQAAVGVLSAEQQESLHEMTPDLVLERRLAAEDLTDSEKAEFQLMLQQVMAQLEQPEQQSELQVQP from the coding sequence ATGCGTATTCTTCATAGCTCCGACTGGCATTTAGGCCAGCATTTTATTGGCAAAAGCAGGGCAGACGAGCACAGGGCTTTGTTTGGCTGGCTAAAGCAACAAATTGAATTGCATCAGGTTGATGCCTTGATAGTGGCTGGGGATATTTTTGATACCGCCACTCCTGCCAGTTATGCCCGCGAGTTATATCATCAATTGATTGTTGATTTGCAATCGACAGGCTGTCAGTTGGTGCTGCTGGGGGGAAATCACGATTCGGTGGCTGTGTTACAGGAAGGCAAGGAGTTACTGGCCTGTTTACATACCCAAGTGGTGCCAGGCTGGATGGGTGCTGCAGAATCTCATCTGATCCTACTGAATACGAAGCAAGGTGAGCCCGGCGCTATTCTGGCGGCCCTACCTTTTTTACGCTCCCGCGATCTATTACAAAGTCAGAGTGGTCAGCAGGCCAGTGATAAACAGCAGCAATTACAGCACGCCATAGCAGACTGTTATCAGCAGTGCTTTACGAAAGCTCAGGCGCTCAAAGCACAACTTGGACTGGAACTGCCGTTGTTGGCTACAGGGCATTTAACCACAGTAGGGGCCAGCAGCAGTGAGTCGGTGCGGGAGATTTATATTGGTTCTTTAGAGGCCTTTCCTGCCAGCGCTTTTCCGGAATTTGATTACATAGCCCTTGGCCATATTCATCAGCCCCAGTTAGTGGCTGGCAAAGAACATATTCGTTACAGCGGCTCGCCTATCCCATTAAGTTTTGATGAGGCTAAGCAGCAAAAATCTATGGTGTTGCTGGATTTCACTAAGGATGACCTTGCGATTGAATTGTTGCCTATTCCTTGTTTTCAACCGCTTTTAAGTCTGAAATGCAGCTTAACGGAACTTCATTCCTTATTACAGCAACCTCTGGCAGAGCTTAAACCAGAGCAAAAACTCTGGCTGGAGCTGGTGTTAACCGGTAGTGATGGCTATCTGAGTGATTTACAAAGTCAGGTACAGCAGCAATTGGATGCTTTGCCGGTGGAGTTGCTGAAACTACGTCGCGCCAGACAAGCTGCAGTGGGAGTTTTAAGTGCAGAGCAACAAGAGTCTTTGCATGAAATGACACCTGATCTGGTGCTGGAACGCAGACTGGCGGCGGAAGATCTCACTGACAGCGAAAAAGCAGAGTTTCAGCTGATGTTGCAACAGGTTATGGCGCAGTTAGAACAACCAGAGCAGCAGTCAGAATTGCAGGTACAGCCATGA
- a CDS encoding M20/M25/M40 family metallo-hydrolase, giving the protein MKLFRIPLWFWLLFIVAGLGYAFHPYVLEQLNHMEQKRLLAQPAPVVSQMPQRLDFVQQMTDLSYLASDELAGRGTGQQGGAKAQQWLVTEFTQIGLVAAGTEGYLQPYQPTSGKAQLMQGAANVLGLIEGSDPSLPMLVLTAHYDHLGLHQGKIYFGADDNASGVAALLAMARYFKQHPPRHTLLFAALDNEETGMWGARMLFEQELLTPQRVKLNINMDMLSHDTNKQLIAVGSYHYPELEKPLQQLQQQSSVRLLLGYDRPTWLVGTHQDWTFSSDHREFHKRAVPFVYFGVPDHADYHQPTDTVENIDQEFYREVSETVLDAVLLFDAG; this is encoded by the coding sequence ATGAAGTTATTCCGTATTCCGCTCTGGTTTTGGCTGTTATTTATCGTGGCAGGACTTGGTTATGCGTTTCATCCTTATGTGTTAGAGCAGCTGAACCACATGGAGCAAAAACGCTTGTTGGCTCAGCCTGCGCCTGTGGTGAGCCAGATGCCGCAGCGGCTGGACTTTGTACAACAAATGACAGACCTGAGCTATTTAGCATCTGACGAACTGGCGGGTCGGGGCACTGGGCAACAGGGCGGCGCAAAAGCCCAGCAATGGCTGGTCACAGAGTTCACTCAAATAGGTTTAGTGGCGGCGGGTACAGAGGGTTATTTGCAGCCATACCAGCCTACAAGCGGCAAGGCGCAGCTGATGCAAGGTGCTGCTAATGTGCTGGGCCTGATTGAAGGCTCGGATCCTAGCTTACCCATGCTGGTGCTGACTGCGCATTACGATCATTTGGGCTTGCATCAGGGCAAGATTTATTTTGGTGCTGACGATAATGCATCAGGTGTTGCCGCTTTGTTGGCGATGGCGCGTTATTTTAAGCAGCATCCACCTCGCCATACTCTGCTGTTTGCCGCCTTGGATAACGAAGAAACCGGCATGTGGGGCGCCCGTATGTTGTTTGAGCAAGAGCTGCTGACACCACAACGAGTGAAGCTGAATATCAATATGGATATGCTGAGCCACGACACCAATAAGCAGTTAATTGCTGTGGGCTCGTATCATTACCCAGAGCTGGAAAAGCCATTGCAGCAACTGCAGCAACAAAGTTCAGTGCGCTTATTATTAGGTTATGACAGACCAACATGGTTGGTTGGCACGCATCAGGACTGGACCTTCAGTTCAGATCACAGAGAGTTCCACAAAAGAGCTGTGCCTTTTGTCTATTTTGGTGTGCCGGATCATGCCGATTACCACCAGCCAACGGATACAGTAGAAAATATCGATCAAGAGTTTTACCGCGAAGTCAGTGAAACAGTGCTGGATGCAGTGCTGTTATTTGATGCTGGCTGA